The stretch of DNA CGGGGAATGCATCCCTAAAAAAACCAGATATTCTCAACAAAACATCAACTCTTGGGCGTTTGAGTTCTAAGGTTGAAATAATCTCGAAATCAATCACCCTCCGATTTGCCCCTTGCCAAATAGGGCGCACTCCAATTAATGCTAATGCCTGTGAAATATCGTCTCCACCAGTACGCATGGTAGAAGTTCCCCAAACGGAAATACCAATAGAGGTAGGATAAGTCCCTTCTTCTTGTAAATACCGACTAATGATATTATCGGCGCTTTTTTTGCCCAATTCAAAAGCATGGGGAGAGGGTATTGTTCGGATGTCAACAGAGTAAAAGTTACGCCCTGTTGGTAGAATATCTAAACGTCCACGTGTTGGAGCTCCCGATCCTCCTGATGGGACATATCCAGCATCCAAACCATTCAATAGGTTGGTTATTTCTGATTGAGTTGCGTTTAATTTGGGCAGTGTCTCTTCTTTAATACTTACTAGGACTTGTTGCGTGTATTTTCCTAGGCTATCCATTACCAATTCCCCCTCCAAAAGTGCTTCAATTAACAATTTACTTTTGAGTTCTAACCATTCCACCGCTTGCCCGATAGTTCTACAGTCCATGCCATTTAGTGTTACTTTAAGCACCGTTTCATAGGCCGTATCTAAAGGATCAAAGTCCAAGCCCATATCTTTAGCTAATGCTTGGGTAAGTCCCATTTGCCTAGCTTGGGGCAATCGATGTAAAGCCAAAATTAGGTCGCTCAATTTTTCTCCTTTGGGCATTTGTCCAAAAATATGCAAACCTCCTCGAATTTGAGCCTCTTTCAATTCACAAAGATAACCATCAATAACTTCCAATAATGTTTCAATGTCCTTTCCATCACTATTTAAATCGACGCTCAGGTGAGAGCTTTGTACCAAATTTTCAATTTTATTTTTAATTAAATTGGCACGCTTTGGGTCTAAAAGCGCTGCTTCATAATATTCATCAATTAGCAATTCCAATTGCAATAAATCACCGTGGTTTTCTGCACGGGTCATAGGAGGAATCAGATGATCCAAGATAATCGCTTGATTTCTTCGTTTTGCTTGTGTTCCTTCCCCTGGATCATTAATAATAAAAGGATAAAAGTGTGGGATAGCTCCAAATACCATAGCAGGAAAACAACTTGAAGCACTTAGGGCTACACTTTTTCCTGGAAGCCATTCCAAATTACCATGTTTTCCTACATGCACAACAGCATCTGCATTAAATTTGTGTTGCACCCAAAAATAATAGGCTAAATAATCCTGTGTTGGTACCAAATCTGGAGAGTGGTAGGTCGCTTGCAAATCCATATTGTACCCTCGGCTGGGTTGAATGGAGACAAAGATATTTCCTAGGCATAGCCCTGGAATTAAAAACCATCCATTTCTGTAATTTACGGCAGAGGTTGGAGCTCCCCATTGCTCCTCAATTTTTGATCGAAGTAGGGGCGAAAGTTGTCCGTAATGATGTAAAAAGTCCGTTTCTGACAATAAAACTTGCGCTTCTTTTAATTGTGAACTGTGGATTTCATTTGTAATAAAAGAAGTCAACTCATCAATTAATTCCGTTGTATTTTGAGGAATTTTTGTTCCCAATTCATACCCTTTATCTTTTAAGGCTTTCAAAATTTCAAGCACCGATTGTGGAGTATCCAAGCCCACACCATTTGCCAAACGGCTATTTTTATTGGGATAATTAGGAACGATTAGAGCAATTCTTTTTTCTTTGGCGTTTTTTTGCCTTAGTTTGACCCAATTTGCAGCAAAGTCAGCAACAAATTGGCAGCCTTCTTTGTGGGGCTGGTACGCAACAATTTCTGAATCCGTTTGCTCATCTCGTCCCATTGATTCTTTAAAAGAAATGGCTGTAGTTATTATTTTACCATCCATTTCTGGCAACGCTATATTCATTGCAACATCAGTTGGAGGCAAGCCAAAAAGACCAGCTTCCCAAGTTGCTTTGTTGCAAGAAGCAAAAATTGCTTGGATAAGAGGAATGTTTAGAGATTCAAAAAAGGTTGAAGTCTCTGAACCATCAAACGAACTCAATGCAAAACCTGTCGTATTAATAAGTACTTGGGGCACTAAGTCATGGGCATTTAACAACTCTAAAATCGTATCATTAATTCTTTTATCCCGATAACTCAAGGCCATCAAAACAACAGGATAAAACCCCTTTAGCGCTAACATTTCAGACAAAACCTGTAAGGGCAATAAATTATTGGATAGATAATGTGTTCGGTAACTGGTGATAAGCGCAACAGGGCGCATAGAAGGTATTGCTTGGGATTGAGGACTCAGAATGCCTTGTTCGTAATGATACAAAAAGGAATGAGGAATACTCCGAATGGGTTGGATAGGATAAGTGGAATCGAATTGGGTATTAAAAATTAGTTTTAAGGCTTGCTCAACATTAAAAATTCCACCCGCAACAAAATATTTCCAAATTTCATCTACCAAAGTAAAGGGAATGGTAGAAAGTTGCATCAATTCCCAATCGGGTTGGTCGTGCCCAGGCAAGAAAATGAGTTCTATATCGGCTTCTTCCAAAAGTGCTATTATTGCTTCGCAAAAATAAGAATAATACGATTTTCCACCAAGCAAACGCATTACGATTACTTTGGCTTTGGACGCTACTTCTTCTAAATAAGTATCAATGGTTAATTCCTGCTTAAAGTACGTTAAATTGGCTAACCTCAAGCTAGGTAATTCCCCCTCAACATTCAAAGATCGATAAGCTTCATTCACTGCACTAATCTCAGTATCTCCAGCAGAAAGAAATATAAGGTCTCCAGCTTGTTGTTCTATATAAAAAACGCCATCGTCGTTCGGGTTCCATCCGCCTGGTATTGTAGAAATTAAGTGCATTTTATTGGTTTTTAATACTTTTAGTAAAGCAAATAATAAAACGCTACATATTGTTACCAATATGCAGCGTAGCGTAGTATAAATTAATTTAAATGACCCGCAATATCTCTACCGATAACAACCAATTGAGTTTTGCGTTCTTCTTCGTCTTTCCAAGCTCTATCAAAGTAATAATCAAAGCGATTTCCCACGCCTTGCAAAATCATACGCATAGGTTTGTCAGGGATATTTACAAACCCTTTGACCCTATAGATTTCATGTTTTTGAACGAGGTTCTGAAGTTCTTTAACCAATGTTTTAACATTGGGAGTAGTGGGATATTCTAAGATTTCTGTCGTAATGCTTTCATCGTGCTCATGATCGTGTCCATGTTCATGATGATGTTCGTGGATAGAATGTCGGGTAGATAAATCATCCTCCGCAGAAGCTCCCAATCCCAATAAGATGTCATTATCAATGATTCCATTGGCAATGGGAATAATTTTGACATTGGGGCGGGCTTTGGGAGACAAGGCTTCGACAACTGCTGTATATCCAGCATCATCAATCAAATCTCGTTTGCTCACCAACAGTAGATCCGCACAAGTCAACTGATCCAAAAATAACTCTTCTATAGGGGTTTCATGATCTAAGGAATCATCTGCCAAGCGTTGCTTCTGAACCTTTGCTCGATTGCAAAGCTCACCCGTTGCTACACCAACAGCATCCACTACCGTCACAACAGCATCTATTGTTATGTGTGGCTTTAGGTCTGGCCAATTTACGGCTCTAATCAAGGGTTTAGGCATTGCTAAACCAGAAGTTTCTATAATGATATGGTCAATATCATCTTTGCGCTCAATCAATTCTAACATAGAAGGCAAAAACTCCTCCTGCACGGTACAACAAATACAACCATTGGCTAGCTCAATTAAGTTGCAAGTTTCATCCCCACAGCCAGTGCGAATAATTTCACCATCGACACCGACTTCTCCAAATTCATTCACCAGTAAGGCCAAGCGTTTTCCATTGGCATTTTTGAGAATATTGTGCACCAGTGTCGTTTTACCAACCCCCAAAAAACCTGTTATTATTGTGATAGGTATTTTTCTCATAAGTATTCTATTTTTTGTTTTAATTAGTATTCATATCTATTTAGCAGTTCTGTTCTTTTTACGTTTGTATAGGAACAAATTCCATTTTTCTTCTGCCACGCCATGCTTGTCCATCTCAGCTCTAGCCATAGTGAAAAATAAATCGGATAATCGGTTGATATAAGCCAGAACATAGTCTTTTACACAATCTGGATCTTCTTGCATCAACGTAACCAAATTGCGTTCACCTCGTCTGATTTGTGTTCTACAGACATGACACAAGGCAGAAACTTCGTTTCCGCCAGGCAAAACAAAATAATCAGAGGGGCTACTCATAGCTTCTTCCATCTCATCCAGCCATTGCTCGCAAAAAGCGGCTCCATCTTTCGGCTCAGGGTTTGTGTTTTCTTTTTTTGAAATAGAAGGACGTGCCAGCCGAGACATCATATCCATCAAATCTTTTTGAATTCGATGCAAATTAGCTTGCCAAGCGTGTTCTTCTCCTAACTTAGCACGAAGTAAACCAATGGTTGAGTTAACTTCATCTAAGGTTCCAATGCACTCAATTCGAGGCGAATTCTTAAACTCTCTACTGCCTCCAAAAACACCTGTTTTTCCTTTGTCTCCTTTTCTAGTGTATATTTTCATAGTAATTTTTTATTCTTTAACTAACAACGCAGTTAATCGTGTGAAAAATTGAACTTCTAGTGCAACCTATTACAAGTTTGGATTTTAGATACGTTCCGTTAATTTCAGTAGTTTTTCCAATAAATCATCTGTTCCAAAATAGAGGTGGGCATAAGAAGCCAAAACATTTTTATAACTATAGATCATGGTATCAGCAGGTTGATTGCGGGCTGTTTTTGCAAAACCAAGATGAGGGGTGGAAGCATGGTTTAGTAGAGTCGAATAATGAAATTCATGTCCTTTAAATGCTAGATTATCCAAGTACATTGTTCGATAGCCTAGTTTGAGTTTCATCTGTTGCATAGAACTAACAAAATCAAAGCAACCTACCATTTTATATGCTTTGCCTTCTTTGTCTATAATTGCCTTTGCCAAATACATCATTCCTCCACATTCTGCCCATATTCGCCCACCATTAGCAGCATACTTTCGGACAGATGCCAACATAGAATGATTGGCAGACAGTTTATCCAGATAACATTCAGGGTATCCTCCTGGGAAATAAACAAAATCAGCAATTGGCAACTCCTCATCTTCCAATGGGCTAAAATAAACGACCCTGCCTTTTCGCTCAAAAGCTTTTATCGTTTGTTCATAACAAAAATTAAAGGCATTGTCCTTTGCCACAGCAATCTGAAACGAAGGGCGAAGGACGGATTTTTTTTCGCTTGTGTATGGTTCGGGAACGGATACCGTGCAATTTTCTAATAGTTGATTGAGATCAACGGTTTGCTCCAAAGCTTGGGAAAACCGTTCAATCAATGGATCGTAAGCCTCAATTTTGTCAATAGACAACCCCAAGTGTCGAGAGGGGATTTGAGCATCTTCCAAAGCAGGCAAATAGCCCAAAGCCGTTAAACCAACATCCTCACAAGCCTCTTTCAAAAAAGCATAATGAGAAGCCGTATTCACTCGATTAAAAATCACCCCAGCTATTTTTAAGGCTGGATCAAAATTCTTGAAGCCGTACAAAAGGGGAGCAACAGAATAAGCAGTTGCTTTGGCGTTCACAACAAAGACGATGGGAATGTCCAGTACTTTAGCTAATTCGGCGGTGCTACCTTCCGAACGTTTGGCACCATCAAATAATCCCATTACACCTTCTACACAAGCAACATCTGCCATTGATAGACAATCAAAATAACTTGCCCTAAGATCTGCCTTAGACATCATAAACAAATCTAAATTAACCCCCGTTTTTTGACCAGCAAGCTGATGAAATTTGGGGTCGATATAATCTGGACCACATTTGAAAGGTTGAGCAGAAATTTTTCGATTCTTCAACGCTCTCAGCAATCCTAAAGTGACGGTAGTTTTGCCAGCATTACTAGTTGGCGCAGCGATAATAAATTGTGCCTTTTTCATCAACGTTTACTTTACCTGTAAAGGAATGCCAGCAACCATAAAACTTAGTTGCTTGGCTTGTTTTGCAATATATTGATTAACCTCGCCATGCAGATCTACAAATTGACGAGTACTTGCCTGCATTGGAATAATTCCCATTCCAAGTTCAGCACTGACAATAAAAAGGGTTAGGTGCTGCTCAAACAAGCGTTTTAGCTCACTCAATGCAAATTTCTTTGCCTGCTGACTATCGTATTTATAAGCGTCAAAAACATTGGTCAACCACAATGTAATGCAGTCCAACAAAACCACCTTTGAAGGAAATGTGACTTGACTAATATTCAATAATTCTTCTTTATTAATCCAAGCTTCTGAGCGACCTTCTTGATGCAACATAATGCGCTTTTTATATTCCTCATCCCAGACCTTGGAGGTAGCAAGATAGATGGGACGTTTACAGTTTTCTAAGGCCAAGCGTTCCGCATAAGCACTTTTTCCTGAGCGTTGACCTCCCGTTATTAAATGAATTTCTGCCTGTTTCATTTCATTATGTTTAAAACTTCATAAGTTCCTTTTAATTGTTTTGCAAATTTTGCCCCCCAACCAATCTTAACCATCTCTTGCTCAGCATCCACAAAATGCAAAGCACTTACCAATTTACAATTCATTTGATAAGCCAAAACCAAGTCCTCCAATGTAGCTGCCTCTTTAGATTGAAAACGCCCATCACTTAGTATGATCAATTGATAATGTAGAGTGGGATTGATTGCCGTTAATTTTTTAATCGTTCTAAAAGCAGCCACTAGATTTGTTTTACCACCAGTCTCTACCGATTCTACGACCTCTAATAACTTATTGAGATCCTTAGAGCCTTCCAATTGTAGTTTTGCAGCACCATCAAAGAGTGTAATCAGAGAAAAAGTAGTGGGAGAATTCGCTTGCTTTTTTGCCCATTTTTTAATCAACCCTTTGGCATAAGCAATCACTTGCTGTTGAAGCATGGAACCACTTGAATCTAAGACAAAAATAAGTTGTTGCTTTGTTTTGGTTTCCTCTCTTTTATGTTTTAGCTCTAATTTAGAGGTGGCCAAATATTGCCCAACGGTTTTTCGTTTGTCAATCGTCTTTACAGCACTAGCCGTTTGTGCAATCCCTTTGGGAGCTTCTTTTTGCCGTTGTGGAGTTCCATTTTTAGATTTCCCACCGTTATGAGGCCTTGTTACTAGATGCTGATCGGGAAGTATTGCTTTGATTAGAGCGTTGGGCGCTTGCTGTTGAGGTTCACTTTGTTTTTCTTGTGAAGCTTTATTTTCTTCTTTTTCTTGTGGAGGAGGAGGGCTTGAATTTAAGGCATTGCTTCTATGATTCAATACCAAGTGCTGAATCGCATCAACATCTTCCGTTGTTGTTACTGTTCGCCCATTCAATGCTGTAAACGCTCTAGCCGTTTTTACCAATAAAATATCCGCTCTTAGTCCTTCTACTTGGTTGTTGAGTGCCAATTGCCCCGAATAGCTTAAAACTTCAGGTGACACCACAATAGAATTTAAGGCAGCTTTTGCCCTCAAAACTTCTTCTAATAACTCTTGTTCTTCTTGGGCATATTTTGCTCTAAATGCTGCGGCATCCTGATCAAATGCCAATCGCCGTTCTATCACTTTTACCCGTTGTTCTAAACATTGGGGCGTTTGAATAAAGACGCACAAACCGAAACGATCTTTTAACTGAGGACGCAAATCACCTTCTTCGGGATTCATAGAACCAATCAAGCAAAATTTGCTGTCCAGCTTTTTGGAAAAACCTTCTCGTTCTAAAAAATAATAACCCATGGAAGCAGCATCCAAAAGCATATCCATTAGATAATCATTTAAAAGATTGATCTCATCAATGTATAAAAAACCTCGATTCGCCTTAGCCAAAAGCCCCAATTGTAAATGCTCCTGCTTTTCATTGATTAATTTGCCCAAGCTAAGTTGTCCCAATAAACTATCTTCCGAGGCACCTATAGGCAAGTTGACAAAAGGAAAGGCATCTTGATTAGCCATCAAGTTGGCAAGAGAACGCACCAAGGTAGTTTTGCCCGTTCCCTTATCCCCAATAGCCAACACACCGCCCAATGTTGGGTCAATGATATTGAGCAGTAGGGCAAGTTTGAATGTTTCTTGCCCTACAATTGCTGTAAATGGAAATATAGCCGTCATCATGCTCCCATAATTGAATTATAAGTCCAATACAGACCAATTAAGATAGAAGCTAACCCCGCTAAGCCATTCATCCATTTAAAAATAGATATGTTTTTATCCAAAAAGCGACTCATTGTAACAATCAAGGTATAACTGTAAACGCCCATTGCAAAGATGATTCCTACCGATTCTATTACCAAAATCAGGATGGCTTCTGTAATGGTTGGTGCACTAATGACCAAGGCTGTTGTTAAGGCTCCACCTGTTCCTGCTAAGCCATGCAACATCCCAATCCAAAAGGAACGCTTAATCGGGTTCATTGAAATTTCTTCTCCCTGTTTTCCATGTAAATGAATGGGATTAGATGCATTGTGCTCATGGGCCTCTATAGCTTTGTGATCCTGCATCATTTCGTTGAGTTGGTAATTTCTTCGGATTGCCGTTATCCCCAACCAAAACATAATGGGACCAACCATCAATTCGGCTATATAAGAGATGTTCTCTACAAAATTAACCATGGTTGATCTAAAAATCAACGCAACCCCTCCAAATAACAATAGTGTAACAGAATGCCCAAAGGCCCATTGGGAGGCTTGCAAGACAGTCTTAAGGGATGCCCTTTCTTTTTTTATCGCTTTTTCTGAAGCCAAAACAGAAACCGCAGTAATGTGATCTGGTTCAAAAGAGTGTAGTACGCCCGCCATGAGAGGGCGAAGCATGTTGGCAAATGTCATAGTCGTTTGTATTTAATAAAATCGCCTTCTTTATGAATTAAAAAAAGGTCTAATTCTATTGGATTAAGAATTGTTTTACTTTGTTGATAACAACAGCTTAAAAGCTGTTGGTAAAAAGCTTCCTGTTCCTGAAAGGGAAAAATTTCAGGTAATCGTCCTGCCATATTAAGTTCCTTTATGGCGTTTTGTTGTTGCATATTATAGCCTGATTTTTGGGCTAGTCTCGCAATAAATTCCTTGTCCCAAGAAGAGACACAACTATGCGTATCCAACTGCCCAGCCGCTAATTTTACTGCCTTTCCCAGCATAATTCCAAGCGATACTTTTTGAATGGCCGAATGCCTTATTTTTTTTAAGGTTTCTCCAATCCAATTTCCATAATGTATAAAGGCCTGTTCTTTTAAATAAGGGAATAAAGCCCTTAGGTATTTTTCAGATCTTGCCCCAGAGTTAATGACCAGCTCTCGAATGCCATTGGCAACAGCGACATCAATTCCTTGCTCAATACTGGCAATATAAGAGCTAGAGGAATAGGGCTTAACAATTCCTGTTGTTCCTAGAATCGATAAGCCATTCATAATACCAACTCGCTCATTGAGCGTGCGCTTAGCCAACCGAACCCCATTAACAACAAAAACAGTTACACAAACGCCAAAATCCCAATCGGCATCGTGTAGTAACTTTTGTAAGGCAGCAACCATCATTTGCCTTGGAACAGGATTAATCGCAGCCTGTCCAACGGCTAATGACAAGCCTGGTAAGGTAACAGTGCCCACACCTTCGCCCGCAACAAACAAAACTTCTCCCTTCTTTTTCGTCAAGGTGATTTCGCAGCCTATTTCCGCCTTGTTGGTCACATCTGGGTCATCTCCAGCGTCCTTAATTACACTACATTTCGCCCATTCTTCTGTAAAAGCACAGGAATGAACGGGAATTGTCAATACTTTTTCGATGGGCAGAACTACCTGTACTTCCTTAGGGGGTGTTTGATGAATCATAGCCCACAACGCTGCTTTAGCCGCTGCCGTGGCAGAGGTTCCCGTTGTAAAGCCGTCCCTTAAAGGTCCTTCAGGTATTTTTCTTAAGCCCATTTTTTTATCTCTTCTAGCAACCGTTCTAAATTATTTACCTCTGTAAAATAGGGGGGCATTGGAGGGCGTTTTATAATAATAATTGGCAATCCAAGTTCTAAGGCAACAGCTATTTTGGTCGCCAAAAAACCGCTTCCTCCGCTTTCTTTTGTTAAAATAACCCCTGTTTGATAATCTTGATAAATAGCCTTTTCATCTGCGTTCTTTTTATTGGGATAACCTAAAATCAATTGAGAAGCAGGGAATTGGTGGTATGCTGCCAATTCAATAGAACTAGCTCGATCTAGTATTCTAAAAAAAGTTTTGTGCCGTTTCCAATAGTCCTCTAATTTGGGGATCGACTGCACGCCAGATAAAGCCATTAAGGTTTTCCCTGCAAATTGTTCGAACAGTAGCTTTAAACTCGTTGCATAATCCTTTGTATAATGCACCAATTTATTGCATTGGCGTTCTTCATAAACCCGCTCTAAGCGATACACTGGAACCGCCAATTGTTGACTAACCTTATCAATCGTATTGTGCAGCAAGGTGGCAAAAGGGTGCGCAGCATTAATAATCCACTTTATTGCATGCTGTTGGATATAATTAGATAAAGCCTGTTCATCCAAAGCACCAAAACGATAAATCCCCAAGCCATCTTCTTGATATTCTACGGCTGTCTTTGTCGAATAGTGATAGGGCTTCTTTACTTGCTTCATTAAGTCAAGCACCTGCCTGCCTTCTGTCGTTCCTCCAAAAATTAGAATCATAGCTCAATCAATTATTCTTTGAGTGTAAACTTTTTATTGGTTCTAAAAATATGTTTCCAATCAGGGTTATACAATTGAGATCTATTTTTACGAGCACCAATACAAGCACCAATAATGAATAAAACCGTCCGTGTTTTTTTGCTTTTTTTGACAATAGCCGCTAAGTTTTGCAGCGTTCCTTGATAAATTTCTTCATCCTTCCACGTTACCCGATAAAGTACTGCTACAGGCGTTTCTGGATCATAATGTTCTAATAATTGCGCCTCTACCTTCTTGACCAAAGTAGCACTTAGAAAAATGCACATGGTTGCCTTATGTTTAGCCATTTCTTCCAATTTTTCAGCCTCAGGCAAGGGCGTTTTTCCAGCTCCTCTAGTCAGAATAACAGACTGCACCACTTCAGGAATGGTGAATTCAGATTTTAAGGCAGCCGCAGCCGCACTAAAAGAAGAAATTCCAGGAATGATAAAATAGTGCATGCCCAAGTCATCAAAAATGGACATTTGTTCTTGAATGGCACCATAAAGAGAAGGGTCGCCAGATTGTAAACGAACAATTAAGTGTCCTTTTTCATAATGCTTTTGCATCAACGTAATTTGCTCTTCCAAGGTCATCATTGCTGAATTCATAACAACGGCTCCTGCTTTGCACCAATTCGTCATTTCCTCTGGCACTAAACTCCCTGCATACAGTACACAATCTGCTTGCTCTAAGTAATTCTTTCCTTTGACGGTAATGAGTAATTCATCGCCAGGACCTGCACCAATAATAGCAACAACTGCCTTTCGCTCTGCCATACGATCCAAGGCTAAAGCAAAGGTGAATTTCTCCCCATTCTCTAATAAAACCTTCTGTTTTTCTACCAAGAGGCTAGTTTGATTCGCCAAAAGCATCGCAGTAGATTCTGAAACACCATCAACACCAATTTTTGCCTGAACGACTTTACTAGGGTTCGGAACCTCAATGGTTTGTATAACTTCTCTTGTAAAAGTTTGGAAAGGAAGGTCGCATTCCTCTGAGAAGTCTACATAAGCCTGTTGTTTTGCTTTAATGTCCACCGAGCCAAAACATTTGAGGGCTGCGGGGGAGTATCCCTTTGCTTTTATGGATTCCAACAAGGTCGTTTTGAATTGTTCAGAATCTAAGGCTTTAGAACAACCTGTCCCAAGCGTTAACACTTTTGGATAAAAAGCAAGACAGGGGATTGTAGCCTTTATCAATCGAGGAGATACACAAATCAACAACTCAAATTTAGCGTAATCAATTGCTGTTTCTTTATAGAATACCGTGACAAAATCAGGCAAAGATTGCTCTAAATAAGCCGTTCCTTTGTCCTTTATTTCTAACAATAAAGCTGTTGGTTTTCTATTTACAAACAAAGCCATTAATGCTGTCATAGAGGACGTACAGGCTACCGTCCAATCAAACTGCTCCGCCAAAAGATCCAAGGCCCAAATTTGTTGCACATCACTAGCAGTAGAAAGAACCGCTTGGCTACCAAAAATAGCAGCTACTTTTTCTGCCAAGGCATTGGCTCCCTTTTTGTGACCACCAATAACAGATTGTACAAAGTAAGTTTGTTCGTCCATACAAATCACCGCAGGGTCTAATTCTTTCCCTTCTAGAAACGGAGCAATCATTCGCACACAGATTCCCATAGCACTGATAAAAACAATTCCATCCAATTGACTAAAGTATTGTTCTAAATACTCAGAGATAGAATTTACGCTAGATACGGTATCATAATTGTTTTCACGAGTAGTAATCAACAATGATTTAGGGAATTGCTTTTGCAATACAAGCGCTTTTTTTATGGCTTGATCCGTTACGGCAATAAAAACTATTTTTTTCATTTATTCTTTTTTGCTACCAAAACATGAATGGTATTGTGATCGTCAATAACTAGTTTCATTTTATCGCTCAGGCTATAATTTAGGTGCCCAAACGTTGCTAAAAATGTATTCAAAGAGCTTTCTAAGACAGTATTCATTACCACCGTAGCGCCTTCTATTAAATAAGCATCTAATTGTTTAATCAAAGTCTCTAAACGCCCACCATGACCACCAATAAAAACCGATTGCGGGGTGGGGAATGTCGCCAAATCCAAATCAAAAAAATCATGAATTAACACCTCAATTCCAGAGGTTTGCTGCTGTTCACAATTTTGTTGGATAATAGCGCCGCATTCCAAGCGTTTTTCAATGGCTAAAACCTCCAAATGAGGATAATGTCGTTTAGCGTCTATGGCAATTGCTCCAGTACAACTTCCTATATCCCAAAATGTATTCGCCTTATGCAATTCCAACAATTGTACGTTTAATAATCTTAGCGGCATTTTAGTAATCATTTTAGGGCGACCTGCTAAGGTTTTAAATGTGTTATCGGGCTGAGACAAAGCAAGTTTTCGGCTTTGAGTTCGAATGAGTAACACACAGTTTAAAGAAGCTGCCTTATAATTGCTTGCTTCTTTGAGTTCCAAGGTTGATATTTGTTCGTCATCGCCCCCTAAGTTTTCACCAACAAGCATTTTATAATTATCAACTCCATACCTCAACATCCGCTGAGCAATATGTGCTGGGCTGTGCTGTGCATCCGTCAAAATTCCAATAAGAGATTGATCAGAGCGCAATACTTCATCCAATTTTTTCCAAGGTCTACCATGTAGCGAAACCGCTAATAATTCATTGTAGGCAACTTGCTTTTTGTGACAAAGTAATTGGAGGCAATTAAAGGTTGGATAAGCCTTTAAACAAGTTGTTGGCATTAAACGTTTGAGCGTATTGCCAAAGCCATAA from Aureispira anguillae encodes:
- a CDS encoding bifunctional adenosylcobinamide kinase/adenosylcobinamide-phosphate guanylyltransferase, which gives rise to MKQAEIHLITGGQRSGKSAYAERLALENCKRPIYLATSKVWDEEYKKRIMLHQEGRSEAWINKEELLNISQVTFPSKVVLLDCITLWLTNVFDAYKYDSQQAKKFALSELKRLFEQHLTLFIVSAELGMGIIPMQASTRQFVDLHGEVNQYIAKQAKQLSFMVAGIPLQVK
- a CDS encoding AAA family ATPase, whose amino-acid sequence is MMTAIFPFTAIVGQETFKLALLLNIIDPTLGGVLAIGDKGTGKTTLVRSLANLMANQDAFPFVNLPIGASEDSLLGQLSLGKLINEKQEHLQLGLLAKANRGFLYIDEINLLNDYLMDMLLDAASMGYYFLEREGFSKKLDSKFCLIGSMNPEEGDLRPQLKDRFGLCVFIQTPQCLEQRVKVIERRLAFDQDAAAFRAKYAQEEQELLEEVLRAKAALNSIVVSPEVLSYSGQLALNNQVEGLRADILLVKTARAFTALNGRTVTTTEDVDAIQHLVLNHRSNALNSSPPPPQEKEENKASQEKQSEPQQQAPNALIKAILPDQHLVTRPHNGGKSKNGTPQRQKEAPKGIAQTASAVKTIDKRKTVGQYLATSKLELKHKREETKTKQQLIFVLDSSGSMLQQQVIAYAKGLIKKWAKKQANSPTTFSLITLFDGAAKLQLEGSKDLNKLLEVVESVETGGKTNLVAAFRTIKKLTAINPTLHYQLIILSDGRFQSKEAATLEDLVLAYQMNCKLVSALHFVDAEQEMVKIGWGAKFAKQLKGTYEVLNIMK
- a CDS encoding HoxN/HupN/NixA family nickel/cobalt transporter, coding for MTFANMLRPLMAGVLHSFEPDHITAVSVLASEKAIKKERASLKTVLQASQWAFGHSVTLLLFGGVALIFRSTMVNFVENISYIAELMVGPIMFWLGITAIRRNYQLNEMMQDHKAIEAHEHNASNPIHLHGKQGEEISMNPIKRSFWIGMLHGLAGTGGALTTALVISAPTITEAILILVIESVGIIFAMGVYSYTLIVTMSRFLDKNISIFKWMNGLAGLASILIGLYWTYNSIMGA
- the cbiD gene encoding cobalt-precorrin-5B (C(1))-methyltransferase CbiD codes for the protein MGLRKIPEGPLRDGFTTGTSATAAAKAALWAMIHQTPPKEVQVVLPIEKVLTIPVHSCAFTEEWAKCSVIKDAGDDPDVTNKAEIGCEITLTKKKGEVLFVAGEGVGTVTLPGLSLAVGQAAINPVPRQMMVAALQKLLHDADWDFGVCVTVFVVNGVRLAKRTLNERVGIMNGLSILGTTGIVKPYSSSSYIASIEQGIDVAVANGIRELVINSGARSEKYLRALFPYLKEQAFIHYGNWIGETLKKIRHSAIQKVSLGIMLGKAVKLAAGQLDTHSCVSSWDKEFIARLAQKSGYNMQQQNAIKELNMAGRLPEIFPFQEQEAFYQQLLSCCYQQSKTILNPIELDLFLIHKEGDFIKYKRL
- a CDS encoding precorrin-6A/cobalt-precorrin-6A reductase, with amino-acid sequence MILIFGGTTEGRQVLDLMKQVKKPYHYSTKTAVEYQEDGLGIYRFGALDEQALSNYIQQHAIKWIINAAHPFATLLHNTIDKVSQQLAVPVYRLERVYEERQCNKLVHYTKDYATSLKLLFEQFAGKTLMALSGVQSIPKLEDYWKRHKTFFRILDRASSIELAAYHQFPASQLILGYPNKKNADEKAIYQDYQTGVILTKESGGSGFLATKIAVALELGLPIIIIKRPPMPPYFTEVNNLERLLEEIKKWA